A region from the Arachis ipaensis cultivar K30076 chromosome B01, Araip1.1, whole genome shotgun sequence genome encodes:
- the LOC107604792 gene encoding uncharacterized protein LOC107604792 has protein sequence MRMVKDLKRKNRLNMLSLVETKRQSVTRFDVSKIWGNDCVGWEYVESTGASGGLLLMWDNGFFDMRNCYKNERWLCVEGVLLQNNFNCAFILVYGAHLRDEKLVVWEELSYIAGLCQVSCCLIGDFNEIIHCDERRGTDRLSVSAEEFKNWIQDMGLVDLPITDRKFTWFRGRSCSRIDRAMVSLEWLEEFPETRLRGGPRGLSDHCPIIVEDKRLRGGPRPFRSLDSWFTHEGFLRMLKEEWRGLGDVQFTDKLKALSVPLGRWHKDNFGDMDNKILKLEEEIKKIDDRVGDGAYDETVDARRKALVTWYEKWYVRKELHWKQMSRSRHARDMDKNTRYFHNIASARRRNNRVDALVINGRMIRNQARIKLAIRDFYKDLYHQEKSPFVGFRE, from the coding sequence ATGAGGATGGTAAAGGATCTCAAGAGAAAAAATAGATTAAATATGTTAAGCTTGGTGGAGACTAAAAGACAGTCAGTGACTAGGTTTGATGTCTCAAAAATATGGGGGAATGATTGTGTTGGTTGGGAATATGTTGAGTCTACTGGTGCGTCTGGCGGGTTGTTGCTAATGTGGGATAACGGGTTTTTTGATATGAGGAATTGTTACAAGAATGAGAGATGGTTGTGTGTTGAAGGAGTCTTGTTGCAGAATAACTTTAATTGTGCTTTTATATTGGTTTATGGTGCTCATCTTAGAGACGAGAAGCTCGTTGTGTGGGAGGAGCTGAGCTACATAGCTGGCCTATGTCAGGTTTCCTGTTGTCTCATAGGAGACTTTAATGAGATTATTCATTGTGACGAAAGGAGAGGCACTGATAGATTGTCCGTGTCAGCGGAGGAGTTCAAAAACTGGATACAAGACATGGGCTTGGTGGATTTGCCGATTACTGACCGCAAGTTTACGTGGTTCAGAGGACGGTCCTGTAGCCGCATTGACAGGGCCATGGTGAGTCTGGAATGGTTGGAGGAGTTCCCAGAGACTCGATTACGAGGTGGTCCAAGGGGCTTGTCTGACCATTGTCCTATTATAGTAGAAGATAAGAGACTGAGAGGTGGTCCTAGACCGTTCAGGAGCCTGGACTCGTGGTTTACGCATGAAGGATTCCTGAGGATGCTAAAGGAAGAATGGAGAGGGCTAGGTGACGTACAGTTCACAGACAAGCTGAAGGCTTTGTCAGTTCCGTTAGGAAGATGGCATAAAGACAACTTTGGAGATATGGACAACAAAATTTTGAAGTTAGAGGAAGAGATTAAGAAGATTGATGACAGGGTGGGTGACGGGGCTTATGATGAAACGGTAGATGCAAGAAGGAAAGCGCTTGTGACATGGTATGAGAAATGGTATGTGAGGAAAGAGttacattggaagcagatgtcgcgCTCAAGACATGCGAGAGACATGGATAAAAACACAAGGTACTTCCACAACATAGCTTCGGCGAGAAGGAGGAACAACAGGGTTGATGCACTGGTCATTAATGGAAGGATGATAAGGAATCAAGCTAGGATCAAGCTTGCGATTAGGGACTTTTACAAGGACTTGTATCATCAGGAGAAGTCACCATTCGTGGGGTTTAGAGAGTAG